Proteins from a genomic interval of Liolophura sinensis isolate JHLJ2023 chromosome 3, CUHK_Ljap_v2, whole genome shotgun sequence:
- the LOC135464001 gene encoding octapeptide-repeat protein T2-like, whose protein sequence is MNIAVVRRDRETETERETERTDRESDIGRETERETERHTERETEKETETDRVRQSQTERGRERETERETESQTERQTERQNRETETDRETERQGDRQSQTERQTERQTERDKTERDRETDTGRETDTGRETDTESQTETHIQGNIQRDRQRERDRESERETERQTERQTERQTDTKRQRVRHRERDRETDRDTHTERQTGRHKAKQPNHGPKKLPPFRCQNPVHSN, encoded by the coding sequence ATGAACATTGCTGTAGTGAGaagagacagagagacagagacagagagagagacagagaggaCAGACAGAGAGTCAGACATAgggagagagacagagagagagacagagagacatacagagagagagacagagaaagagacagagacagacagagTCAGACAGAGTCAGACAGAGAGaggcagagagagagagacagagagagagacagagagtcagacagagagacagacagagagacagaacagagagacagagacagacagagagacagagagacaggGAGACAGACAGAgtcagacagagagacagacagagagacagacagagagagacaagacagagagagacagagagacagacacaGGGAGAGAGACAGACACAGGGAGAGAGACAGACACAGAGAGTCAGACAGAGACACACATTCAGGGAAAcatacagagagacagacagagagagagagacagagagtcagagagagagacagagagacagacagagagacagacagagagacagacagacacaaagaGACAGAGAGTCAGACACAgggagagagacagagagacagacagagacacacatacagagagacagacagggAGACATAAGGCCAAGCAACCGAACCATGGCCCAAAAAAACTCCCTCCATTCAGATGTCAAAACCCTGTTCACTCCAACTAA
- the LOC135463753 gene encoding uncharacterized protein LOC135463753, with translation MSASVTVTRVPSSDCSGLKEYGNSSAQQNSLDDIRERPQDRGGNTNTCKCTKVSETGKMNSKLNYEQEFKINNAIHVCENGECDSANKNNNAQVGSVESQDPTKTCLRQSRATDSKSHNSVLKQHSDVCCKRVSSLDEIPDLTPANCDFNPDTCVSLPADFVLNGNQSVRDECNCHARNAAISKSLTTLPGEELSSNEGVFVSDSLEGKCSHSEDSIVRLRSSSGRENLVGHLSQSYTRYVSGAFNFLKNEGVTGGSEQDEGSRPQSCAKYHDRNSINVIQEAPDEEITEESVAKRTSATRVPKGVSAESHRDSSASVVSNLSSLSETSYTSDTPNAVDTHTVIGCSQNEPKKVEACSTEGGKVPENVTNVDSSIGCCLTSDKVPDTSLENSDRCISSSISQHATDENKQSSEKTVLETLSGSSVNHAEQETTTTTAGGDEGQFSAHMPCEGMKQGDASPAMENTDTPVMRKRSSRRRDQSLKTEDSCEGDSDDSSDEDSGVYAESHRNSHWIKVEDDGTLTLPSMPYTISEDVDQLDSDLGISPDLSAGVSKDDDVFSEAFADAQKSHKRTDSVTTTASETEFRNKFRYLRKRSVQRHNSHQQFYRMSTKYYADEMTITMEKDVGHDDFGLHILDSHPAVISAVIPGSTAEKAGVMAGQILVSVNTVNVLAANHGEIIQLIQQNPESLTIAVGQSDVMHSRDLQTPVLAGYLAKLAGSGLIKLWRKRWFVLRQDNCLYYYKTENDKDPLGAVPLTDYMVAKALEVTRDFAFKLEKYGARTYYFASDSDESRKKWANAMTLAARSTMKTETWLDVTSHNVGIPALSLRNPECTGYLSKMGEARKAWRKRYCVLKDACIYYYKGIGSYNAQGVAHLHGYQLERDVNCSKKHAFKLVPPEPNMRTFLFATENATDRERWMESMIKSIGRWKRISASS, from the exons ATGTCTGCATCTGTGACGGTAACAAGGGTGCCCTCTTCTGACTGCTCAGGTTTGAAGGAGTATGGGAACTCTTCAGCACAACAAAACAGTCTAGATGACATCAGGGAGAGACCACAAGACCGTGGGGGTAACACGAATACCTGTAAATGTACCAAAGTTTCAGAGACTGGCAAAATGAACAGCAAGTTGAATTACGAACAGGAATTTAAGATAAAcaatgctatacatgtatgtgaaaatggAGAATGTGACTcggcaaacaaaaacaacaatgcTCAAGTGGGGAGTGTAGAGAGCCAAGATCCAACCAAAACATGCCTAAGGCAGTCACGGGCGACAGACAGCAAAAGTCATAACTCTGTGCTCAAGCAACATTCTGATGTATGCTGTAAAAGGGTTAGCTCCCTTGATGAGATACCAGATTTGACACCAGCCAACTGTGACTTCAATCCTGATACTTGTGTTTCGCTGCCAGCTGACTTTGTCTTGAACGGAAATCAGTCAGTTCGAGATGAATGTAACTGTCATGCAAGAAACGCTGCCATTTCCAAGTCCTTAACGACCCTTCCAGGAGAGGAGCTCTCCTCTAATGAAGGTGTGTTTGTGAGCGATAGCTTAGAGGGGAAATGTAGCCATTCAGAGGACAGCATTGTGCGACTAAGGAGCTCCAGTGGCCGAGAAAATCTTGTTGGTCATCTGTCGCAAAGCTACACACGCTATGTTAGTGGGGCATTTAATTTCCTGAAGAACGAAGGGGTAACAGGAGGTAGTGAACAAGACGAAGGGTCAAGACCACAATCGTGCGCCAAATACCATGATCGGAACTCTATCAATGTTATACAAGAAGCACCAGATGAAGAAATCACAGAAGAATCTGTTGCAAAGCGCACATCAGCAACTAGAGTACCAAAGGGAGTGTCAGCGGAGTCACACAGAGACTCTAGCGCAAGCGTCGTCAGCAATTTAAGTTCGTTGTCGGAAACCAGTTATACGTCTGATACGCCAAACGCAGTTGATACGCACACTGTGATTGGCTGTTCACAAAATGAGCCAAAGAAGGTAGAAGCATGCAGTACTGAGGGAGGCAAGGTACCAGAGAATGTGACAAATGTAGACAGTTCCATTGGCTGTTGTTTAACTTCTGACAAGGTACCAGACACATCATTAGAAAATTCAGATAGGTGTATTTCGTCTTCCATTTCCCAGCATGCAACTGATGAGAACAAGCAATCTTCAGAGAAAACAGTATTAGAAACTTTATCGGGCTCAAGTGTTAATCATGCAGaacaagaaacaacaacaacaacagcaggtgGTGACGAGGGCCAGTTTTCTGCGCACATGCCATGTGAAGGAATGAAGCAGGGAGATGCCAGCCCTGCCATGGAGAACACTGACACCCCGGTGATGAGAAAGCGGAGTTCCAGACGACGAGATCAAAGTTTGAAGACAGAAGACTCGTGCGAGGGTGACAGTGACGATTCATCGGACGAAGATTcag GTGTGTATGCCGAAAGTCACAGGAACTCTCACTGGATTAAGGTGGAGGATGATGGAACCTTGACATTACCCAGCATGCCTTACACAATATCAGAGGACGTGGACCAATTAGACAGTGACCTGGGCATATCCCCAGATTTATCCGCAGGGGTGTCAAAAGACG ACGATGTTTTCTCTGAGGCATTTGCCGACGCCCAGAAGTCTCACAAGAGGACCGATTCAGTGACGACGACCGCATCGGAAACGGAATTTCGCAACAAGTTTCGATACCTGCGTAAACGGTCGGTTCAGCGTCATAATAGTCACCAACAGTTCTACAGGATGTCCACAAAGTACTATG CTGATGAAATGACGATCACTATGGAGAAGGATGTCGGCCATGATGACTTTGGACTTCACATCCTGGATAGTCACCCTGCTGTCATCTCAGCTGTTATACCAG GAAGCACTGCGGAGAAGGCAGGTGTGATGGCAGGACAAATCCTGGTGTCTGTGAACACGGTGAATGTACTGGCGGCAAACCATGGGGAGATAATCCAGCTCATACAACAGA ACCCGGAGTCATTGACGATAGCTGTAGGACAGAGTGATGTGATGCACAGTCGCGACCTGCAGACTCCGGTTCTAGCTGGTTATCTCGCCAAACTGGCCGGCTCCGGTCTGATCAAACTCTGGCGTAAACGCTGGTTCGTCCTGCGTCAAGACAACTGCTTATATTACTACAAGACAGAAAAT GACAAGGACCCTCTGGGTGCCGTTCCTCTCACAGACTACATGGTCGCCAAGGCCCTGGAGGTCACACGAGACTTTGCCTTCAAGCTGGAGAAATATGGCGCCAGGACTTACTACTTCGCCTCAGATTCAGACGAAAGCCGCAAAAA GTGGGCAAATGCCATGACGCTTGCTGCACGTTCCACTATGAAG ACTGAGACGTGGCTAGATGTGACCAGTCACAACGTGGGAATCCCTGCCCTGTCCTTGCGAAACCCTGAGTGCACGGGCTACCTCAGCAAAATGGGCGAGGCTCGAAAAGCATGGAGGAAGCGGTATTGTGTGCTGAAGGATGCCTGTATATACTACTACAAGGGGATAGGTTCCTACAACGCTCAGG GCGTGGCCCATCTCCATGGTTACCAGCTAGAGAGAGATGTTAACTGCAGTAAGAAGCATGCATTCAAACTAGTACCCCCGGAGCCCAACATGAGGACGTTCTTGTTTGCCACAGAGAATGCCACCGACAGAGAAAG GTGGATGGAATCAATGATTAAATCCATTGGCCGTTGGAAGAGAATCAGTGCTTCCagttga